The nucleotide sequence TCTTCATTAGAATCTGACTCTTCGTCATAAAATGACCAAATACCTTCTTTTATATCGTCGTGGTAGGGGCCGTAAGAGTGCACGGTGCCATCTTCATTGTAGTAGGTCGCAGGACCATGTTTTTTGCCATTTCTATAGACCGCTTCCAAAGAGATTTGGCCATTGTCATAATATTCTTTGAAGTCGCCATGTAGCTCCCCATGTTGATAATATTCTTCTGCTTGAAGCTCCCCGTTTTCATAATACCAGACGTGCTTTCCTTCTGGTTCATCTTGGAGGTAGCGACCTTTAAACTTTAACTGCCCATTTTTATGATGGTATTCAAACATACCATTACGGGTCTCGGGATCTATGGAGGATAAGCGCCCACTGAGTATTACTTTGCCGGTTGCTACGTAAAACTCTTGTCTGTCCCAATGCTGACCTCTATTATTGTCGACTCTAAATACATAAGCGTCTTCAGGAGCAGTCGGCTCCCAGTTAGAGTCGAACCAAGTGGTGTCTTGCCCTAGTAATGTATGGGAAAAAAGTAACGTGCAGGTTATAATTGATAAGATATATTTCATTATTAATAAATATGTCTTGGGGTTTGTATTATGTTAAATTTATATGGTTTAATCTGTTAAAGCAATAATGGGCTTGTTTTATTTTAGTTTTCCTCAGGCAATTGTTGTGCCATGCTTTTAAAAGATCTTAAATTATATGTAAAATTCAACATGATATAACGCTGAAGTACATTGGTCATTACATCTTCTACATAAGCTTCTGTAACTACCCTTTGAATATTATTGTTTTGCCCTAATAAATCATAAACGGATAAAGTTACTTCTCCACGTTGATTGTTGAAGATTTTTTTTCCGATACTCATATTCCAAAGGAAAAAACTTTGATTGAAACCTTCTGCTAATCCTGAGTAGAGCTGATGGTTTATGGTCGTTCTGCATACCAAACCTTTCCAGAAAATCCAGTTAAAGGAAAACTGGGTGCTTTGGCTAATAAAACTTGTGTTTAGATCGGATCTTAGCGTATTTTCTACAAAATTGAAATTTGTGTTAGATGCGATCGTAAAGTCTAAATTCTGGCTGATGTTACTGCCTAATGTAAATCCTAAGCCAAAGTTATTGTTGTATGAATAGTTTAAGAGGTTGTTGATTAGCCCTGGTCTTCGAGTATGGCCTGCCCTGAAGTTTAAGCCTAAGTTTGACTTAATTACTTTTACAGGGAAGCTGTAACTAGAAAATGAATGTAAACTATAGTACCCGTCCAAGTTTACAGGTCTTGTTAACTGTGCACCTCTTTGCAAAAGTATACCTTCAGCCAGCATGGTGTCTTGGCCTGCAATATAGGTGCTGTTTGAAATAAAATTGTTGATAAACGTGCCACTAACATAAGTGAAGAAGTTAGCTCCCTTCTCTGGTTGTGACGCAGAATATCTGACAAATATCCTGTTTCTGTATTCTTGGACAAGGTCTGCGTTTCCACTGTATAACTTTAATGGGTTATTGTTATGAATTACATTTTGTAGCTGTTCCACATTAGGCACACGGGTGTATGTCCGGTAAAACACTCTAAGGTTTTTTGTTTTACTAAAGTCATAACGGAGCATGGCCGATGGTAATAGGTTTGAGAAGTTTCTCGTGAATGTGCCAGGATTGGGAAACTCCCTTTCTCCGTTTAACTGTGCCCATTCGTAGCGAAGCTTTATGTTGAAACGGAGCTTGTCTTTCTGGTACCGGTATCCGCCCCCTACTCTTTGGGAAACATAATTGCTGTTGAAAATATTGGATAATGCTGTATCTATGACAGTGTATCCCATTTCAGGAAGTGAATACTGAAAGGTACGCCTGTCGGAAATATTGTCTTGCCAGGTAAACCTGTGGTCAAGCTTGAGTTGTCCGTTTTTTCCTAAAGGTTCAGTATAAGCCGTTGTAGCTGAGATATTGGCGCCATTGGTAATTAGTTCTGCATATTGGTCTATAGTGTCGGCGATAAGCCCATTATGGTAAAAGATGTTCCCTGCATTCAGGAAATTTTCTCCATGGTTTCTGTTATAGCCTGTGTGCAAGTTCATAGAGAGGGTTCTACCTTCTTTAGAGAACCGTCGTTTGTAAAGAATATCATTGGCAAGGTTATAGCCCATTAAATCGGTATTGAAAATATTGCCTGTTTCGTTGAGCATTATGCCATTGAGCCGGTTCTCACCATTAAGCTCTGAGTTTCCGTCATTCTGATGCAAGGTTACCCTCGGAAGAATTAAAAAAGAGTTCATGGAGTCTATTTTATGTTCAATCCGAAAATTTAACCTGTGGTCTATATTTCTTGTTAAAGAGAGGCTGTTTTCCCTGTAGCGTTGAATAGAGTCCGAAAGGACATACGATCTGTTTAGTCGGTGGTCGGTGACGATATTGCTTCTGTTGAAAAAGTAGCTTCCGGTAACTTCAGTTTTTTTGCCCCACTTGTCTGAATAATTAATCCCTAAAGCACTGGTTTGAGCTATGCCATCTTGAGTGCCAATCTGAAAATCGCTGATATCAGACCCTGCACCTTGCCTGCGTCTTCCCCTTCTTCGGTTGCCGCCTTCACCTCCAATACCTTCTAAATCCTCGGAAGAAAAGTTCTGAATGTTTATGTTGTTGGTTTGTCCAATAACAGAGATTCTTTGGTCACCATTAAAGGCATTTATGTTTCCTCCTGCCTTATACCTGGAATCGGTGCCATACCCTCCGTATACACGACCAAATTTCCCGTTTCGCATGTCTGGCTTGGTGATAATATTAATTGTTTTGGAAGTTTCCCCATCGTCGAATCCTGTGAACTGTGCTTGTTCACTTTGGCGGTCATATACCTGAATTTTAGATACGGCATCTGCTGGAAGGTTCTTTAAGACTACACTCGGATCGTCTCCAAAGAACGGTTTTCCGTCAACAAAAATCATTTTGACATCTTCGCCTTGTACTTTAAGCTTTCCATTTTCCATTACCACTCCCGGCATTTTTTTTATCAGATCTTCTACGTTGGCATCTGGATTTACTTTGAAGGATTCTGCGTTAAACTGGCTTGTGTCGCCATTTTGGGTCACAGGGGGGATTTCGCCTTCTATATTAATTTCATCAAGCAATAAGTCTTCTCCTTGCATTTTTAGGGTGTCTAGAAGCAACGGCTCCTTGCTTACCTCAACTTTCTTATTGAGTTCATAGTAACCTAATGATGTTATTTGTAAAGCGTATACACCTGGTTTTACTGATTTGAAAGAAAAACTGCCTTCGTCATCAGTGTAAGTAGCTTTTTTTGTCGAGTCAGGCAGGCTAATTAATTTCACCCATGCTCCCGTAAGCGGAAAATCAAATGATTCGTCTACTACAACTCCTTCTAGGTGGGTTTGCGCTGTTACGTGTAGACTTATAAAAGTAAGAATGATAAAAAGCGAATTTCTGAAAAGCATAAGGCGTCCTGAAACAAAGAACGGAAAAATATTGATTGGTATTTTTACTAATGTAAATTAAAAATGCCCGGGAACTTCTTGTCCCAGGCGTTTTTATTATCGGCGAGAGCGTTTGTGCCCATGGTGTTTTTTTGAGCGGTTTTCTTTATATTTTTCGTACTGCTCTTCTGAAAGTATGTTCTTAAGTTCAGCTTTCTTCTCTGAGCGGATGTTTTTTATTTCTGCTCTTTTTTCCTCCTCTGAAAGCGCCTCATTTCCTTTAACTTCTTTTATGTTTCTTCTGCTTTTTTCTTTTAAATCCTTCCAATCGTTAACCTGCTCGTCAGTAAGGTCTAAGTCTTTTTGAAGCTGTTTGAAGTCTGCTTTACGGTACTTTTTCTTTTTGCCTTTGTGCTCTTTCGCAAAAGACTCTCTTTTCTCATTAACCTTTTGGACTTGCTCTGCTGTTAATATTTCATTGACTTCACTTTTCTGTTCTTTGCTTAGGCTCATAAAAGCTTCTCTTCTTTCTTGTGGAGACAGCTCTTCGTTGTTCTTCACTTCAGAGAATCTTTCCTTATACTTTTTCTGGATGGTATTCATTGCTAGTTCCTGCTCATCGCTTAGGTTTAGCTCTTGTCTAAATGCCTCCTTTTTTTCGGCACAATTAGCTCTTTTCTGCTTGTGGTATTTTTGTGGAGACTGAGCAAATGCGACAGTACTTCCTAGAATTGCTATACTCAAAAATATCTTTTTCATAACTTTCTGGTTTAGTTTTTAGGTTTATTAATCAATCTATATGGTTAGACGCTTTCTGAAGTTTTTTCCTGCGGTATGATTGCCTTTTTTTGCAACATTTTTTTCTAGTAAATAATTTGATGTTTATTTTGTGTGGAAACAGCTATCGTTTGTGCAAATACAATTAAGTTCGCCTCACTGGTTTTTCTTATTTGATTTTAATAAAGAAGGGGCTTGTAAAAGAACACGTGAATATCAGCGGGTAATGACTAGCAATTTTTAGGTGTCAGTCGATTAGTTTTCGCTTGTTTGTGTTAAGGTCGGATGTGTGTTATGATTTATAGCTGTTGTAAAAGTCGCCCAACCATTTTCTTAAATTTTTCTTCGCACGGACTAGAAGGGATTCTACCGCAGACTCTGACACTTCCATGATTTTACTTATTTCTTTACCACTAAGCCCTTCCATTTGAGAAAGAATGAATGCTGTCTTTTGATTTTCTGGCAGTTTATTAATTTCGGTAAATAAGATTGCTGAATTTTCTTGATTCTCGAGCTTAACTCCTGGGTGCGAAAAGTCGGCCTGCTCGTGAAGCACTTTGCCTGATTCTGGATCAAATAAGGAAGTAAGCCAGGCAAAGCGTTTTTTTCGTTTGTTGCTTTTAAGGTGGTCCAGCGATTTGTTTACTGTAATTCTATAGATCCAAGTTCTCAATGCAGACTTTCCTTCAAATTTCTGAATATTAAAAAATACATCGACAAATACATCTTGCGTGATTTCTTCAGCGTCAGATACATTTTGTACCATGCCCAAAGCGGTATTGTACACTTGTGCTTTGTGCAATTCATAAATTTCCTTCAGAATTTCTTCGGAAAGTGCCACTGCTTGATGATTTTTATAAAACTATTCTTCTGAATGGTGTCTGTGGCCTCTTCCTCTGCGGTGGCTTCTGGTAAACCGCTCTGACATTTCGCCTACGAACTCGTTGAACTGTTCTTTTTGCTCTTCAGTCAAAAAGTTTTTTATGTTTTTAAAATGATTAAAAGTTATTAATTCCATTTGCTGTTGTATATCTGCGGCTTCCCGAGTTAGGTTTTGGGCCTTCATGGTGTCTGGTTGGGTGTCTTGTAGAAGAAGAAAAGTTTGTTTACGGGCCTTCATCTTTTCTATTCTCAATGTACGTAGCTCCTGACGGTACTCTGACCTTAGTTGCTCATATTTTTCTTGTTGGTCTTCGGTCATATTTAACCTTTCTATTAGCATAGTATGTGGTCGCCTTATTCTCTCATGCGTTGGTCTGTCTGATAAATAAAACATGTAGGTTAGTGTTGCTATGTTGATTATTAACAACAGTACAACAGCAATTTTTAAGAACTTTACTGTTTGCATGATTAATCAAAATAAGAAATGTAAAAATCTTCGTTGTCCATTAATTCGTACTCTTCTACTACCTGATCAATTTGATCTGTTTGTTCGCCTTGAAAAGCTGTTGTTCCTAAAATGTTTAGGAAGATGAGCAAAGACATGGC is from Cytophagaceae bacterium ABcell3 and encodes:
- a CDS encoding toxin-antitoxin system YwqK family antitoxin, which produces MKYILSIITCTLLFSHTLLGQDTTWFDSNWEPTAPEDAYVFRVDNNRGQHWDRQEFYVATGKVILSGRLSSIDPETRNGMFEYHHKNGQLKFKGRYLQDEPEGKHVWYYENGELQAEEYYQHGELHGDFKEYYDNGQISLEAVYRNGKKHGPATYYNEDGTVHSYGPYHDDIKEGIWSFYDEESDSNEDYLFRTRYFIYEGNLHFRVPNHQWDLIDYEYGRNINFMFKRMPEKDTLARPVVPLIMAHAEDARKHRRNPKAWSEEKRKFFISEGTEILEVLTPDDDDFPLALKKNAFFIKSRYTENDREHHLYMIHYMTPKGLGIELYFDVTTETEEAHEEEFLMFLDNIRITKNMDYDKVEAVYYK
- a CDS encoding outer membrane beta-barrel protein; its protein translation is MLFRNSLFIILTFISLHVTAQTHLEGVVVDESFDFPLTGAWVKLISLPDSTKKATYTDDEGSFSFKSVKPGVYALQITSLGYYELNKKVEVSKEPLLLDTLKMQGEDLLLDEINIEGEIPPVTQNGDTSQFNAESFKVNPDANVEDLIKKMPGVVMENGKLKVQGEDVKMIFVDGKPFFGDDPSVVLKNLPADAVSKIQVYDRQSEQAQFTGFDDGETSKTINIITKPDMRNGKFGRVYGGYGTDSRYKAGGNINAFNGDQRISVIGQTNNINIQNFSSEDLEGIGGEGGNRRRGRRRQGAGSDISDFQIGTQDGIAQTSALGINYSDKWGKKTEVTGSYFFNRSNIVTDHRLNRSYVLSDSIQRYRENSLSLTRNIDHRLNFRIEHKIDSMNSFLILPRVTLHQNDGNSELNGENRLNGIMLNETGNIFNTDLMGYNLANDILYKRRFSKEGRTLSMNLHTGYNRNHGENFLNAGNIFYHNGLIADTIDQYAELITNGANISATTAYTEPLGKNGQLKLDHRFTWQDNISDRRTFQYSLPEMGYTVIDTALSNIFNSNYVSQRVGGGYRYQKDKLRFNIKLRYEWAQLNGEREFPNPGTFTRNFSNLLPSAMLRYDFSKTKNLRVFYRTYTRVPNVEQLQNVIHNNNPLKLYSGNADLVQEYRNRIFVRYSASQPEKGANFFTYVSGTFINNFISNSTYIAGQDTMLAEGILLQRGAQLTRPVNLDGYYSLHSFSSYSFPVKVIKSNLGLNFRAGHTRRPGLINNLLNYSYNNNFGLGFTLGSNISQNLDFTIASNTNFNFVENTLRSDLNTSFISQSTQFSFNWIFWKGLVCRTTINHQLYSGLAEGFNQSFFLWNMSIGKKIFNNQRGEVTLSVYDLLGQNNNIQRVVTEAYVEDVMTNVLQRYIMLNFTYNLRSFKSMAQQLPEEN
- a CDS encoding RNA polymerase sigma factor, which encodes MALSEEILKEIYELHKAQVYNTALGMVQNVSDAEEITQDVFVDVFFNIQKFEGKSALRTWIYRITVNKSLDHLKSNKRKKRFAWLTSLFDPESGKVLHEQADFSHPGVKLENQENSAILFTEINKLPENQKTAFILSQMEGLSGKEISKIMEVSESAVESLLVRAKKNLRKWLGDFYNSYKS
- a CDS encoding Spy/CpxP family protein refolding chaperone encodes the protein MQTVKFLKIAVVLLLIINIATLTYMFYLSDRPTHERIRRPHTMLIERLNMTEDQQEKYEQLRSEYRQELRTLRIEKMKARKQTFLLLQDTQPDTMKAQNLTREAADIQQQMELITFNHFKNIKNFLTEEQKEQFNEFVGEMSERFTRSHRRGRGHRHHSEE